In a genomic window of Paraburkholderia phenazinium:
- a CDS encoding FUSC family protein: MIDAVIASVGMAGPVLLATAAGHPSLGLAASLGSLMIGAVGTTSSLRTQVKELAWVLTPAALASVAATLLAGQGWQTDAGVMALACLAAAIGGYSRPLAVATTRFILFLIMVSHAVAATSHPVDLLALIATGALWTTMLNLLLGTVERVRRRTDLAGSTHAPLTTAGMPPTATQRFNRWRKSLTRLSGWQYTLRLALCFGAAWWLRALWPHHHFYWITLTVAILIRRQIEVLPIQATQRAIGTACGVLAASLFLAHRPSGFGLALAIALLSAARPLLKVSNYLAYSTVMTPLVILILGSIEPLDGGVVRDRLAATLLGVALVVATNFGLRRLATPQLLPGR, translated from the coding sequence TTGATCGATGCGGTCATCGCTAGCGTCGGTATGGCAGGACCCGTGCTGCTTGCGACAGCAGCGGGTCACCCTTCTCTGGGCCTGGCGGCATCGCTTGGCAGTCTGATGATTGGCGCCGTGGGAACCACGTCAAGCCTCCGCACTCAAGTAAAAGAACTCGCTTGGGTTCTTACGCCCGCCGCCCTCGCTTCCGTTGCGGCGACTCTTCTAGCGGGGCAGGGTTGGCAGACCGATGCGGGCGTGATGGCATTGGCCTGCCTCGCGGCGGCAATCGGCGGGTATAGCAGACCGCTGGCCGTCGCCACGACGCGCTTTATCCTGTTCCTGATCATGGTGTCCCACGCGGTGGCGGCAACCTCGCATCCTGTCGACCTGCTCGCTCTGATTGCAACAGGCGCTTTATGGACAACGATGTTGAATCTCCTGCTTGGCACAGTGGAGCGCGTGCGGCGGCGCACTGACCTGGCCGGCAGCACTCACGCGCCACTTACGACGGCCGGGATGCCCCCGACGGCCACCCAACGATTCAATAGATGGAGAAAATCGCTAACCCGTTTGTCCGGTTGGCAATACACACTCAGGCTGGCGTTATGTTTTGGTGCTGCGTGGTGGTTGCGCGCGTTATGGCCACACCATCACTTCTACTGGATCACACTCACCGTGGCGATATTGATTCGTCGTCAGATCGAGGTACTTCCCATTCAGGCGACGCAACGTGCAATCGGCACTGCATGCGGCGTATTGGCCGCCAGTCTGTTCCTCGCACACAGACCGTCGGGCTTTGGTCTGGCGTTGGCAATCGCGCTGCTGTCGGCCGCGCGACCGTTGCTAAAAGTCAGCAACTATCTGGCCTACTCAACGGTGATGACGCCGCTCGTCATCTTGATCCTGGGTAGCATCGAACCGCTCGATGGCGGTGTGGTCCGCGATCGCCTGGCAGCGACCCTGCTTGGCGTCGCCTTGGTGGTTGCCACCAATTTTGGCTTGAGGCGGCTCGCAACACCTCAACTCTTGCCGGGCCGCTAG
- a CDS encoding MarR family winged helix-turn-helix transcriptional regulator codes for MTASINLTSVSVDQRSASTRCAFPFIERDFLREVRRLINDTQSVLYRRMKSEQTTLIFRGVMALGRRLRAERPQGAPSLPAISILGTLRRLGPMPARRLATEERLQPQSLTRLIGDLESKGWIVRTRSEVDRREISIELTALGKAVFAEDMRARRIWLEHAIATTLTDAEQAALIDASEAMLKLSRL; via the coding sequence ATGACCGCATCGATCAATCTCACTTCGGTGTCTGTCGACCAGCGCAGCGCTTCGACGAGATGTGCCTTTCCGTTCATTGAGCGTGACTTCCTTCGTGAGGTGCGACGCTTGATTAATGATACGCAAAGCGTACTATATCGTCGTATGAAAAGCGAACAGACAACCTTGATCTTCCGCGGCGTCATGGCGCTTGGGAGGCGCTTGCGCGCGGAACGGCCGCAGGGGGCGCCGAGTCTTCCGGCAATCAGCATTCTCGGCACGCTGCGCCGGCTCGGGCCTATGCCGGCGCGGCGACTGGCGACCGAAGAGCGGCTTCAACCGCAGTCGCTCACGCGTCTGATTGGCGACCTGGAGTCAAAGGGCTGGATTGTGCGAACGCGGAGCGAGGTGGATCGGCGTGAAATTTCCATCGAGCTCACCGCGCTCGGCAAAGCGGTGTTTGCCGAAGATATGCGGGCTCGGCGTATCTGGCTGGAACATGCTATCGCGACTACGCTGACCGATGCGGAGCAGGCGGCGCTGATAGACGCGTCGGAAGCGATGCTCAAATTGAGCCGGCTGTAG
- a CDS encoding C45 family autoproteolytic acyltransferase/hydolase — protein MHKRYVVTQEDRPGEAWLARFNAGREAAERWYRGECRTAPPTATECRLALQRHMPELLPHYDEACALVGDDEAAHCLLSHYRPALSPMGCSQAVWLGEGGPALIRNMDFPLDMITERFELTAWSGKRVMAKAQRPWGGCLDGMNEDGLVASLTAGGGQSQGLGFSVILMLRYVLETCRRVDEAVEALSRIPIALSQNVTLLDRSGAYATVFLGPDRAPVVSRVAACTNHQETPPQPRAGNTSAERLQTLLAALDEPAMALASLIARFLEPPLYSRRVGFTTAYTAVYRPAEGRVDYLWPGRSWCQRFDRFVAGEYVHDFGELET, from the coding sequence ATGCACAAGCGCTACGTTGTCACGCAGGAGGATCGACCGGGCGAGGCCTGGCTGGCGCGCTTTAACGCCGGCCGCGAAGCCGCCGAGCGTTGGTACAGAGGCGAGTGCCGTACCGCGCCGCCAACTGCGACTGAATGCCGACTAGCGTTGCAGCGTCATATGCCGGAACTGCTGCCGCACTACGACGAGGCCTGCGCTCTGGTTGGCGACGATGAAGCGGCTCACTGCCTGTTGAGTCACTATCGCCCTGCGCTTTCTCCGATGGGTTGCAGCCAGGCGGTATGGCTCGGCGAAGGCGGCCCGGCGTTGATTCGCAACATGGACTTCCCGCTCGACATGATCACCGAGCGTTTCGAATTGACGGCATGGTCGGGAAAACGCGTGATGGCCAAAGCGCAACGCCCATGGGGCGGCTGCCTCGACGGCATGAACGAAGACGGACTGGTCGCGAGCCTGACAGCCGGAGGCGGCCAGTCGCAAGGCTTAGGATTCTCCGTCATCCTGATGTTGCGCTACGTGCTCGAAACCTGCCGCCGCGTGGACGAGGCCGTTGAGGCGCTGAGTCGTATTCCGATTGCGCTTTCGCAAAACGTGACGCTGCTGGATCGGTCGGGCGCATACGCTACCGTGTTTCTTGGCCCGGACCGTGCGCCGGTTGTATCGCGAGTAGCGGCTTGCACAAACCATCAAGAGACGCCGCCTCAACCGAGGGCGGGTAATACGAGCGCCGAACGCTTGCAGACCTTGCTTGCGGCGCTGGATGAGCCTGCCATGGCGTTGGCTTCGTTGATTGCGCGTTTCCTGGAGCCGCCGCTTTACTCGCGGCGTGTCGGGTTCACCACGGCTTATACCGCTGTGTATCGACCCGCGGAAGGGCGCGTCGACTATCTCTGGCCGGGGAGAAGCTGGTGTCAGCGATTCGATCGCTTCGTGGCCGGGGAGTACGTGCATGATTTCGGCGAGCTTGAGACGTAG
- a CDS encoding porin has product MKKTILALASLAAMTSVAHAQSSVTLYGAIDTSIAYFGNQQGANHSGGTFQLAAGNLSPNLWGLKGTEDLGGGLSAIFKLESGFNVDNGRLGQGQRMFGRTAMVGLSGENTGTVTLGRQYDPLIDLIQPLTNDDTFGPTFATPGDMDNYDNSYRTNNSIKYTTPNYAGLQASAMYAFGGVPGSTASGQTYAAALAYNHGPFGFAAGYFHANSDHGTAATFDGLNPDATSFAVDSEAITGGFVSANSMQIIRAAGDYVFRNFTFGVSYSNVQYNNYTTSFGNQNNTKFNTGQVYVNYQLTPATIVGAGYDYTKGNGNNVTVAYNQFSLGADYFLSKHTDIYVLAGYQKASGNTISATSGDVVAAVASMGDFGNDASTNKQAMGMVGIRHKF; this is encoded by the coding sequence ATGAAAAAAACAATTCTTGCCTTAGCTTCTCTCGCGGCCATGACGTCGGTCGCTCACGCACAAAGCAGCGTCACGCTTTATGGCGCGATCGATACGAGTATTGCCTACTTCGGCAACCAGCAAGGTGCGAACCACTCGGGCGGAACGTTCCAGTTGGCCGCCGGCAATCTGTCGCCGAACCTCTGGGGTTTGAAGGGCACGGAAGATCTGGGCGGTGGTCTGTCGGCCATCTTCAAGCTGGAAAGCGGCTTTAACGTCGACAACGGCCGCCTTGGTCAGGGACAGCGCATGTTCGGCCGCACCGCAATGGTCGGCCTGTCGGGCGAGAACACGGGCACGGTGACTCTCGGCCGTCAGTACGATCCGCTGATCGACCTGATCCAGCCGCTGACGAACGACGACACCTTCGGCCCGACCTTCGCGACGCCGGGCGATATGGATAACTACGACAATAGTTATCGGACCAACAATTCGATCAAGTACACCACGCCGAACTATGCGGGGCTGCAGGCATCGGCGATGTACGCGTTCGGCGGTGTGCCGGGCAGCACGGCAAGCGGTCAGACGTACGCCGCCGCGCTTGCGTATAACCACGGTCCGTTTGGTTTCGCCGCGGGTTACTTCCACGCCAACAGCGACCACGGAACCGCCGCAACGTTCGACGGCCTGAACCCGGATGCGACGAGCTTCGCTGTGGATTCGGAAGCCATTACCGGCGGGTTCGTGTCGGCGAACTCGATGCAGATCATTCGCGCCGCAGGCGACTATGTGTTCCGCAATTTCACGTTTGGCGTGTCGTATAGCAACGTGCAGTACAACAACTACACGACGTCGTTCGGCAACCAGAACAACACGAAATTCAACACCGGTCAGGTCTACGTGAACTATCAGCTGACGCCCGCGACGATCGTCGGCGCAGGCTACGACTACACGAAGGGCAACGGCAACAACGTCACGGTTGCGTATAACCAGTTCAGTCTCGGCGCCGACTACTTCCTGTCGAAGCACACGGACATCTACGTGCTGGCCGGTTACCAGAAGGCATCGGGCAATACCATCAGCGCAACGTCGGGCGATGTGGTGGCCGCGGTCGCGTCGATGGGCGACTTCGGCAACGATGCGTCGACCAACAAGCAAGCGATGGGCATGGTCGGTATCCGTCACAAGTTCTAA
- a CDS encoding LysR family transcriptional regulator has protein sequence MEIKWIEDFIALAQHQSFSRAAELRNVTQSGLSRRIQALEQWIGAELIDRSTYPPTLTPAGRLFLEAAEDIVGKLFDTRAIIRSEQRMPGTGLQIAAGHALSVGFVPDWLQSLQSRFSGLRVRIVPTNVHDSILMLVNGNCELMLAYEHPDLPLHLDATRYPHLTVGRDVFLPVCAPSQRSTPSFRLPGTPGRPLPLIGYSATTYFARCLHLLLHRASKNPALVPHFESDMADVLKKLALNGEGIAWLPRSLIEAELASGTLVAAGDRTWQLDLQLRLYRDRNNDMPLLKDLWEYLESRTEA, from the coding sequence GTGGAAATCAAGTGGATCGAGGATTTCATCGCGCTCGCGCAGCACCAAAGCTTCTCGCGAGCCGCCGAACTGCGCAACGTCACCCAGTCCGGGCTCAGCCGGCGCATTCAGGCGCTCGAACAGTGGATTGGCGCTGAGTTGATCGACCGCAGCACTTACCCGCCGACGCTCACGCCAGCGGGCCGGCTCTTCCTGGAAGCCGCCGAAGATATAGTCGGCAAACTGTTCGACACGCGCGCCATCATTCGCAGCGAGCAACGCATGCCGGGAACAGGACTGCAGATCGCCGCCGGTCACGCCCTTTCGGTTGGCTTTGTCCCCGACTGGCTGCAATCGCTGCAAAGCCGCTTTAGCGGGCTGCGGGTGCGCATCGTGCCGACCAATGTGCACGACTCGATTCTGATGCTGGTCAACGGCAACTGCGAACTGATGCTCGCGTATGAGCACCCTGACCTGCCCCTGCACCTGGACGCCACACGTTACCCTCACCTCACCGTCGGGCGCGACGTGTTCCTGCCGGTGTGCGCGCCGAGCCAGCGCTCAACGCCCTCATTCAGGCTGCCCGGGACGCCGGGGCGTCCGCTGCCGCTGATCGGCTATAGCGCCACCACCTACTTCGCCCGCTGCCTGCATCTGCTGCTGCATCGCGCGAGCAAGAATCCCGCCTTGGTTCCGCACTTCGAATCCGACATGGCCGATGTGCTCAAGAAACTCGCGCTCAATGGCGAAGGCATCGCGTGGCTGCCGCGGAGCCTGATCGAAGCCGAACTGGCTAGCGGCACGCTCGTGGCCGCCGGCGATCGCACCTGGCAACTCGATCTGCAACTGCGGCTGTACCGCGATCGAAACAACGACATGCCACTGCTCAAAGACCTCTGGGAGTATCTGGAGTCCCGCACCGAGGCCTGA
- a CDS encoding LysR substrate-binding domain-containing protein — protein MQYAQLRAFHAVAEHGGFSKAAQALSLTQPAISDHVRRLEQDFGVKLFERGPRGVEPTELGRRLFSVTRQMLSCEREARQLLDSASGLESGTLSLAADAPDLAVKLIGAFRKQHPGIVVTLSIANAAECMQRVLSSTVDAAITAAPQVHSRLEARVLRRDPLVAMVPATSPIAKKRKLTYAELVQQPVIFREAQSVTQQLLEIELVRQSLQVEPVLYVDGREALEEAIAQGMGVGVIASAEFNESRRIRMIPLQDCQVEMIESLTRLAERPASNLLNALFATELG, from the coding sequence ATGCAATACGCGCAATTGCGGGCGTTTCACGCGGTCGCGGAACATGGCGGGTTCTCCAAGGCGGCGCAGGCGTTGTCGCTGACGCAGCCAGCCATTTCGGACCACGTGCGGCGGCTCGAGCAGGATTTCGGGGTCAAGCTCTTCGAGCGCGGGCCGCGCGGCGTCGAGCCGACCGAACTCGGCCGCCGTCTCTTCAGCGTGACGCGGCAGATGCTCAGTTGCGAGCGCGAGGCCCGGCAATTGCTCGACTCGGCGAGCGGCCTCGAGTCCGGCACGCTGTCGCTCGCGGCGGACGCGCCCGATCTCGCCGTCAAGCTGATCGGCGCGTTTCGCAAGCAGCACCCCGGCATCGTGGTGACGCTGTCCATTGCGAATGCCGCCGAGTGCATGCAGCGCGTGCTGTCGAGCACCGTAGACGCAGCCATCACCGCCGCGCCGCAGGTCCACAGCCGGCTCGAGGCGCGGGTGTTGCGGCGCGATCCGCTGGTCGCGATGGTGCCCGCCACCAGTCCGATCGCGAAGAAGCGCAAGCTGACCTATGCGGAATTGGTGCAGCAGCCGGTGATCTTTCGGGAAGCGCAATCGGTGACGCAGCAGTTGCTCGAAATCGAGCTGGTGCGGCAGTCGCTACAGGTCGAGCCGGTGCTATACGTGGACGGCCGCGAGGCGCTCGAAGAAGCGATTGCGCAGGGCATGGGGGTGGGAGTGATCGCGTCCGCGGAATTCAACGAGTCGCGCCGCATCAGAATGATTCCGCTGCAGGACTGCCAGGTCGAGATGATCGAGTCGCTGACGCGGCTCGCCGAGCGGCCCGCATCGAACCTGCTGAACGCGCTGTTCGCGACTGAGCTCGGTTAG
- the phnX gene encoding phosphonoacetaldehyde hydrolase: protein MKHVKAVIFDWAGTVVDYGSLAPMGAFVETFEQFGVSITIDEARGPMGMAKRPHIAALMALPRVAQAWADKYGHAPGEQDIDAIYDVFVPKNIKVAASYSQVIPGVAEVATALRSEDIRIGTTTGYTREIMAEITPGAAAQGFSPDSLVCTGDTPEGRPSPYMIYKTLPQLGVWLAKNAIKVDDTEVGIEEGINGGTWAVGVAVSGNAFGMAEADVKALPADEFTRLRAAAAQRLTAAGAHYVVDSVADLMPVVYDIEGRLARGERP from the coding sequence ATGAAGCACGTAAAAGCGGTGATTTTCGATTGGGCCGGTACCGTGGTCGATTATGGTTCGCTCGCCCCGATGGGCGCGTTTGTCGAAACGTTTGAGCAGTTCGGCGTCTCGATCACCATCGACGAAGCGCGCGGACCGATGGGCATGGCCAAGCGTCCGCATATCGCGGCGCTGATGGCGCTGCCGCGGGTGGCTCAAGCCTGGGCGGACAAGTACGGCCACGCGCCAGGCGAGCAGGATATCGATGCAATCTATGACGTCTTCGTTCCGAAGAACATCAAGGTGGCAGCGAGCTATAGCCAGGTGATTCCGGGCGTCGCCGAGGTTGCGACGGCCTTGCGTTCCGAGGACATCCGCATCGGCACGACGACCGGCTATACGCGCGAGATCATGGCCGAAATCACGCCGGGCGCGGCGGCGCAGGGGTTTTCGCCGGATAGCCTCGTTTGCACCGGAGATACGCCGGAAGGGCGTCCTTCGCCGTACATGATCTACAAGACATTGCCGCAACTCGGCGTGTGGCTCGCAAAGAATGCGATCAAGGTCGACGATACCGAAGTGGGCATTGAAGAAGGCATCAATGGTGGGACGTGGGCGGTGGGCGTGGCCGTGAGCGGCAATGCGTTCGGTATGGCCGAAGCGGATGTGAAGGCGCTGCCCGCCGATGAGTTTACGCGGCTGCGTGCAGCAGCGGCGCAACGGTTGACCGCCGCGGGTGCGCATTATGTGGTTGATAGTGTCGCGGATCTGATGCCGGTGGTGTATGACATCGAGGGTAGGCTGGCGCGTGGGGAGCGGCCTTAA
- a CDS encoding VOC family protein has product MPILGFAHYNFRASRPMLDTLRDFYIEVVGLRLGPRPPFQSFGYWLYIGERDVLHLSEARPDEVRPAQVINTFDHAAFACSDLSAFEARLNEFKIRYRRGHVPLTGQQQLFFSDPAGNGVELNFAEKDVS; this is encoded by the coding sequence ATGCCCATTCTCGGCTTCGCTCACTACAACTTCCGGGCGAGTCGCCCGATGCTCGATACCCTGCGTGATTTTTATATCGAGGTGGTCGGCTTGCGACTCGGTCCTCGACCGCCGTTTCAGAGCTTCGGTTACTGGCTCTACATCGGCGAGCGCGATGTGCTCCACCTCAGCGAAGCGCGCCCGGACGAAGTGCGTCCCGCCCAGGTGATCAATACGTTCGACCATGCCGCGTTTGCCTGCAGTGACCTGAGCGCGTTCGAAGCGCGGTTGAACGAGTTCAAGATTCGCTATCGGCGCGGCCACGTGCCGCTGACCGGTCAGCAGCAGTTGTTCTTTTCGGATCCGGCGGGCAATGGGGTGGAGTTGAATTTCGCGGAGAAGGACGTGTCGTGA
- a CDS encoding aspartate/glutamate racemase family protein has protein sequence MTARTLPARRVFGVIGGLGPLAGADVLFKLIQASPVRTDAEHFDVVFEQHPFRNASASRAATTERKLYIFDMIRDFEKRGVTTVLLPCFLSHTFMGELQENVSVQIVDMVDALHEYVMRCFPSVRRVGVLTSDYIRDERLFERYFGAPEFEVLHPARSAVGGVDFVTEAVYGDGGIKSGRFEGKPVELLREACLDLIAQGAELILPGMTEIGLVVDRIGTLCVPIVDSNLVYAQYAVAGQCVSRERGFKVGVVGGVGPAATVDFMQKLVRSTPATRDQEHIKLLVEQNPQIPDRTDNLLGDGPDPTVSLYATCKKLEAGDVDIIAIPCNTAHAFVERIQPYLNVPIVNMLTVSVEYLRAAFPDLREVGLLATTGTIMSGVYRKALEAHGLRQVVPSDGLQARVMNAIYGEHGVKAGFLAGECIGDVTAAVDELSECGVEVILLGCTELPLLLPEGKMYSGGGGVVNLVDPTEILARRCVAYARGEIGLANALIDSAKDACTR, from the coding sequence ATGACAGCACGGACGTTACCAGCCAGGCGAGTGTTTGGTGTAATCGGCGGGCTTGGGCCGCTCGCCGGTGCAGATGTGCTGTTCAAGCTGATTCAGGCAAGCCCGGTGCGTACAGACGCTGAACACTTCGACGTCGTGTTCGAGCAGCATCCGTTTCGCAACGCGAGCGCATCGCGCGCCGCAACGACGGAGCGCAAGCTCTATATCTTCGACATGATCCGCGACTTCGAAAAGCGCGGCGTCACGACGGTTCTGCTGCCGTGCTTTTTGAGCCATACGTTCATGGGGGAATTGCAGGAGAACGTGTCGGTGCAGATCGTCGATATGGTCGATGCATTGCATGAGTATGTGATGCGTTGCTTTCCTTCGGTGCGGCGAGTGGGGGTGCTGACGTCGGACTACATTCGTGATGAGCGTTTGTTTGAGCGGTATTTTGGTGCGCCGGAGTTTGAAGTGTTGCATCCGGCTCGGAGCGCCGTCGGTGGGGTTGATTTTGTCACCGAGGCGGTTTACGGGGACGGCGGCATCAAGAGCGGTAGGTTTGAAGGTAAGCCTGTGGAACTGTTGCGTGAAGCTTGCCTGGATCTGATCGCGCAGGGTGCGGAACTGATTCTCCCCGGCATGACGGAGATTGGCCTCGTGGTGGATCGGATAGGGACGCTTTGCGTACCCATCGTCGATTCGAATCTTGTGTACGCCCAATACGCGGTAGCGGGTCAATGCGTTAGCCGCGAACGGGGGTTCAAGGTTGGTGTGGTCGGTGGTGTCGGACCCGCCGCAACGGTGGATTTCATGCAGAAGCTGGTGCGCAGCACGCCCGCGACACGCGACCAGGAGCACATCAAACTACTGGTCGAGCAGAATCCTCAGATTCCGGATCGTACGGACAACCTGCTCGGTGATGGTCCGGATCCGACGGTATCGCTGTATGCGACGTGCAAGAAGCTCGAAGCGGGGGATGTCGACATCATCGCGATTCCCTGCAATACCGCGCATGCGTTCGTCGAACGGATTCAACCGTACCTGAATGTGCCGATCGTCAATATGCTGACCGTGAGCGTCGAATATCTGCGGGCGGCGTTTCCCGATCTGCGCGAAGTTGGACTGCTGGCGACGACGGGCACGATCATGAGTGGGGTTTATCGGAAGGCGCTGGAGGCGCACGGGCTCAGACAGGTCGTGCCGAGTGATGGGCTGCAGGCGCGGGTGATGAATGCGATCTATGGCGAACATGGGGTGAAGGCGGGGTTCCTGGCGGGTGAGTGTATCGGCGATGTTACTGCGGCCGTGGATGAGTTGAGCGAATGCGGTGTTGAGGTGATTCTTCTTGGGTGTACTGAGTTGCCGTTGTTGTTGCCCGAAGGGAAGATGTATTCGGGCGGCGGTGGGGTTGTGAATCTTGTTGATCCGACGGAGATTCTTGCGAGGCGGTGTGTGGCGTATGCTCGCGGTGAAATCGGATTAGCGAATGCGTTGATCGACAGCGCCAAGGATGCCTGCACCCGGTAA
- a CDS encoding dicarboxylate/amino acid:cation symporter, producing MKNRLTLYIAVGMVLGVVAGYVCHASAPDAAAAKAMAGNFSIITDIFLRLIKMIIAPLVFATLVSGLAGMESGQDVGRIGLRTVGWFVCASLVSLALGLVLANALQPGAGLHMVASGSDVNTGLNTAGLNFKDIVTHAFPTSLLDAMTRNDILQILVFSLFFGLGLGALKHDARVKVVVQAIDGMVPVMLRLTDYVMRVAPFGVFGAIASAVTLRGLGVLLTYGKLIGSFYLGLVLLWAALVGVGYLFLGKQVGALLKAVREPAMLAFSTASSEAAYPRLTEQLEKFGVDKKVVGFTLPLGYVFNLDGSMMYQSFAAIFIAQAFGIDMPLSQQIFMLLVLMLSSKGMASVPRGSVVVVAAVAPLFHLPAEGVVMVLAIDQILDMGRTMTNVIGNSVATAVIAKWETRRSDVSAAAITEFEQLQSEVQ from the coding sequence ATGAAAAATCGCCTCACGCTCTATATTGCCGTCGGCATGGTACTCGGCGTCGTCGCCGGTTACGTGTGCCACGCGAGCGCCCCCGACGCCGCTGCAGCAAAAGCCATGGCCGGCAATTTCTCGATCATCACCGATATTTTTCTGCGGCTCATCAAGATGATCATCGCGCCGTTGGTGTTCGCCACGCTCGTTTCGGGCCTGGCGGGCATGGAGAGCGGTCAGGATGTCGGCCGTATCGGGCTACGCACGGTTGGGTGGTTCGTCTGCGCGTCGCTGGTCTCGCTCGCCTTGGGGCTCGTGCTCGCCAATGCCCTGCAACCGGGTGCCGGCTTGCACATGGTGGCGAGCGGCAGCGATGTGAACACCGGACTCAATACGGCCGGGCTGAACTTCAAGGACATCGTCACGCACGCGTTTCCGACCAGTCTGCTCGACGCGATGACGCGCAACGACATCCTGCAGATCCTCGTGTTCTCCCTGTTCTTCGGCCTGGGGCTGGGCGCGCTAAAGCACGATGCGCGCGTCAAGGTGGTCGTGCAAGCGATCGACGGCATGGTGCCCGTGATGCTGCGGCTCACGGACTACGTGATGCGCGTCGCGCCGTTCGGTGTGTTTGGGGCGATTGCATCGGCAGTGACGCTGCGTGGTCTGGGCGTATTGCTGACCTACGGCAAGTTGATTGGTTCGTTCTACCTGGGTTTGGTCCTGTTGTGGGCGGCGCTGGTTGGCGTCGGCTATCTGTTTCTGGGCAAGCAGGTGGGAGCGCTGCTTAAGGCGGTGCGCGAACCGGCCATGCTGGCATTTTCGACCGCCAGCAGTGAAGCCGCTTATCCGCGCCTGACCGAGCAACTCGAGAAGTTCGGCGTCGACAAGAAGGTGGTCGGCTTTACGCTGCCGCTCGGCTACGTGTTCAACCTCGACGGTTCGATGATGTATCAGTCGTTTGCGGCGATATTCATCGCTCAGGCCTTTGGCATCGACATGCCGCTGTCGCAACAGATCTTCATGCTGCTGGTGCTGATGCTGAGCAGCAAGGGCATGGCCAGCGTGCCGCGCGGCTCGGTCGTAGTGGTCGCCGCTGTTGCGCCGCTGTTCCATTTGCCCGCCGAGGGTGTAGTGATGGTCCTTGCTATCGACCAGATTCTCGATATGGGGCGCACAATGACGAACGTGATCGGCAATAGCGTGGCGACCGCGGTGATTGCAAAGTGGGAAACGCGTCGCAGCGACGTCAGCGCCGCTGCTATTACGGAGTTCGAACAACTTCAGAGCGAAGTGCAATGA
- a CDS encoding 2-aminoethylphosphonate--pyruvate transaminase: MDTAVDSSVTSCAAPAKGEPYLLTPGPLTTALSTKEAMLRDWGSWDGDFRAMTTQLRRSLLEIAGDTAGNYDCVPLQGSGSYCVEAMLGSLVPRDGHALVLANGAYGKRIATTLGYLGRRHTVLDKGDYLPPRGSEVERMLDADPSITHVVAVHCETSSGILNPIEEIAAATAKKGRKLLIDSMSAFGAVPLDVRHLQCEAFVSSANKCIEGVPGFGFVIARKGALLEAKGRSHSLSLDVYDQWDVMNRTGQWRFTPPTHTVAAFIEALRLHALEGGQAGRLARYAHNRDVLVAGMHELGFEPLLDAHWRSPIIVTFFAPADPAFRFEHFYDLMKQQGFIIYPGKLTVVDSFRVGCIGQVDADVMRRVVVACAQALRTMGVEHAAPPGVALEERQLLAQQV, from the coding sequence ATGGACACCGCAGTCGACTCATCCGTTACCTCGTGCGCCGCGCCCGCGAAAGGCGAGCCGTATCTGTTGACGCCGGGACCGCTCACGACGGCGCTCTCGACCAAGGAAGCGATGCTGCGCGACTGGGGATCGTGGGACGGCGATTTCCGCGCGATGACGACGCAGCTTCGCCGCAGCCTGCTCGAGATCGCCGGCGATACCGCGGGCAACTACGATTGCGTGCCGCTGCAGGGGAGTGGGAGCTACTGCGTGGAAGCCATGCTGGGCAGCCTAGTCCCACGCGACGGACACGCCCTCGTGCTGGCCAACGGCGCCTACGGCAAGCGCATCGCGACCACGCTCGGTTATCTGGGACGCCGTCACACGGTGCTCGACAAGGGCGACTACCTGCCGCCGCGCGGCAGCGAAGTCGAACGCATGCTCGACGCCGATCCGAGCATTACGCACGTCGTCGCCGTGCATTGCGAAACGAGCTCGGGGATTCTTAACCCGATCGAAGAGATCGCCGCAGCGACCGCGAAGAAGGGCCGCAAGCTGCTGATCGATTCGATGAGCGCATTCGGCGCGGTACCGCTCGACGTACGGCATCTGCAGTGCGAAGCGTTTGTCTCTTCAGCGAACAAATGCATTGAAGGCGTGCCGGGCTTTGGTTTTGTCATCGCCCGCAAGGGCGCGTTGCTCGAGGCTAAGGGCCGCAGTCACTCGCTGAGCCTCGACGTGTACGACCAATGGGACGTGATGAACCGCACGGGGCAGTGGCGCTTCACGCCGCCCACGCACACCGTCGCGGCGTTTATCGAGGCGCTCCGGCTGCACGCGCTCGAAGGCGGACAAGCCGGCCGGCTGGCCCGCTATGCGCATAACCGCGACGTGCTGGTCGCCGGCATGCACGAACTCGGATTCGAACCGCTGCTCGACGCGCACTGGCGCTCGCCGATCATCGTGACGTTTTTTGCGCCCGCAGATCCCGCGTTCCGTTTCGAACACTTCTACGATTTGATGAAGCAACAGGGGTTCATCATTTACCCGGGCAAGCTGACGGTGGTGGACAGCTTCCGCGTGGGTTGCATCGGCCAGGTGGATGCGGATGTCATGCGACGCGTCGTCGTAGCGTGCGCTCAAGCGCTGCGCACGATGGGTGTCGAGCACGCGGCTCCGCCGGGTGTAGCGCTCGAAGAACGTCAGTTGTTGGCGCAACAGGTTTGA